A window from Podospora bellae-mahoneyi strain CBS 112042 chromosome 1 map unlocalized CBS112042p_1, whole genome shotgun sequence encodes these proteins:
- the PRP5 gene encoding pre-mRNA processing RNA-helicase (EggNog:ENOG503NV3J; COG:A) gives MARPRDSRSPSPAGSHAARTRKEDDRRDRDRRDGSRDRRRRSRSPDRRYRDRERDRDRDRDSYRWRDRSLDRRDDDYYRGARRDGAGGGHRDKRRSRDRGPDRVRSPERRRPRSRDGRDSREGDRDYRSRRDDSRDRRPRRDGSTDRGDGTRPRGQPKPAESAAPIKPNEPAKSTPTPAQSEAEKKAERLRKLQAMKEKHAMKEAKEADVSAGSTRKLLAAMDQRAGGTVSSSPAKASPTPTSPAPTTAAASPASTQAFVGKFDPKAIARNARGNRASSPTKLGDVKLGDVKLSSQGGSGIVAKKEGGLLPTNRTLSTFGFQKAADNQKSTSKRKLDMDDEEIIKRKLVKLPDFALENADTTPYVDADADDDVEDDLDLVLGRNEEEMAEAQRILQERRDERIQKEGMAMEVDSEIPAAEKEDPTPADNAMDVDEEIDPLDAFMADLEQKVPSSGISSEPNGNQANGKKAFEPEAYYSDDNYGYEADKADPSSILAMAAKKKKKDIPVIDYSKLELNKIRKNFWVEPLELSQMTEEEANELRLELDGIKVSGKNIPRPVQKWSQCGLTRPILDTIEGLGYEKPTPIQMQALPVIMSGRDVIGVAKTGSGKTMAFALPMLRHIKDQDPVSGDDGPIALIMTPTRELCTQIYTDLLPFTKVLKLRAVAAYGGNAIKDQIAELKRGAEIIVATPGRMIDLLAANSGRVTNLKRATYLVLDEADRMFDMGFEPQVMKIFNNVRPDRQTILFSATMPRIIDALTKKVLRDPVEITVGGRSVVAPEITQVVEIIDESKKFVRLLELLGELYADDDDVRALIFVERQEKADDLLRELLRRGYGCMSIHGGKDQEDRNSTISDFKKGVCPILIATSVAARGLDVKQLKLVINYDVPNHLEDYVHRAGRTGRAGNTGTAVTFITEEQENCAPGVAKALEQSEQPVPERLNEMRKSWKEKVKAGKAKDASGFGGKGLERLDKEREAARLRERKTHKAEGEEEEDKGDDKDEETKKDKAKEAIQAAVSAIVSRDASKTEAAEGKTSGGLEHGVIKSSGVIGGSSSAGAGKGGGALDKAASAISEINARLARAGQLRPGQPIDNKGPDAGAFHATLEINDFPQKARWAVTNRTNVAKILEATGTSITTKGTYYPPGKEPGPGQEAKLYILIEGDTEVVVGNALSELTRLLREGTIAAADAESRAPSSGRYTIT, from the exons ATGGCTCGGCCCAGAGACTCGCGCTCACCATCTCCTGCAGGAAGTCATGCTGCGCGAACGCGGAAAGAGGATGATCGACGCGACCGCGACCGCCGTGATGGCTCACGtgatcgccgccgccgctcccGTAGCCCAGAT CGCCGATACCGTGACCGCGAGCGGGACCGAGATAGAGATCGCGACTCGTATCGCTGGAGAGATCGTTCCCTAGACCGCCGAGATGACGATTATTACCGAGGTGCACGTCGGGATGGTGCGGGTGGTGGCCACCGTGATAAGAGACGGTCACGCGACAGAGGACCTGATAGGGTGCGCTCCCCAGAACGTCGAAGACCTCGCAGCAGGGATGGTAGGGATAGTAGAGAAGGGGACAGAGACTACCGTTCTAGGAGGGATGACTCCCGCGACCGCAGGCCCCGCCGGGATGGCTCAACAGACCGGGGGGATGGCACTCGACCCCGGGGTCAACCCAAGCCAGCAGAGAGTGCTGCACCAATCAAGCCCAACGAG CCAGCTAAGTCTacaccaaccccagctcAGTCGGAAGCTGAAAAGAAGGCTGAACGGTTGCGCAAACTTCAAGCCATGAAGGAGAAGCACGCCATGAAGGAAGCTAAGGAGGCCGATGTTTCAGCCGGGAGCACCAGGAAACTACTCGCAGCTATGGATCAGAGAGCCGGCGGCACCGTCTCCAGCAGCCCTGCGAAGGCCTCGCCCACTCCCACCAGCCCTGCCCCCACCACTGCAGCTGCATCTCCGGCGTCAACTCAGGCTTTTGTCGGCAAATTCGACCCCAAGGCCATTGCCAGGAACGCCAGGGGCAACCGCGCCAGCTCACCAACCAAGCTGGGCGATGTCAAACTTGGTGATGTAAAACTGAGCAGCCAGGGAGGGTCGGGCATAGTAGCCAAAAAGGAAGGCGGGCTTCTTCCCACCAACAGAACACTGAGTACGTTCGGATTTCAGAAGGCTGCTGACAACCAAAAGTCAACCTCAAAGCGCAAGCTCGACATGGACGATGAGGAAATTATCAAGCGCAAACTTGTCAAGCTCCCCGACTTCGCTTTAGAAAATGCTGACACTACACCATATGTCGATGCTGATGCCGATGACGATGTCGAGGACGACTTGGATCTTGTCTTGGGTCGCAACGAGGAGGAAATGGCCGAAGCACAGCGAATCCTCCAAGAACGGCGCGATGAACGCATCCAGAAAGAGGGCATGGCTATGGAGGTAGACTCCGAGATCCCCGCTGCCGAGAAGGAAGACCCAACACCAGCTGACAACGCCATGGATGTTGACGAAGAGATTGATCCCCTGGATGCCTTTATGGCTGATCTGGAACAGAAAGTTCCAAGCAGCGGCATATCGTCAGAACCAAATGGCAACCAAGCGAATGGCAAGAAGGCGTTTGAGCCTGAGGCGTACTACAGTGATGACAATTACGGTTACGAGGCAGACAAGGCCGACCCGTCATCTATTCTCGCCATGGCTgccaagaaaaagaagaaggacattCCCGTCATTGACTATAGCAAGCTTGAGCTCAACAAAATCCGGAAGAACTTTTGGGTTGAGCCGCTCGAGCTCAGTCAAATgacagaggaagaagcaaaCGAGCTTAGATTGGAGTTGGACGGCATCAAAGTCTCCGGCAAGAATATCCCGAGACCTGTGCAAAAGTGGTCTCAGTGTGGCCTAACGCGACCCATCCTGGACACCATCGAAGGCCTCGGCTATGAGAAGCCTACACCAATCCAGATGCAAGCCTTGCCCGTCATCATGTCTGGCCGAGATGTAATCGGTGTGGCAAAGACGGGCTCAGGCAAGACTATGGCGTTTGCGCTCCCAATGCTTCGTCACATCAAGGATCAAGACCCAGTGAGCGGCGACGATGGCCCAATCGCCCTGATCATGACACCCACAAGAGAACTGTGCACCCAAATTTACACCGACCTGCTGCCGTTTACCAAGGTTTTGAAGCTTCGTGCAGTTGCTGCCTATGGTGGCAATGCTATCAAGGACCAGATCGCCGAGCTCAAGCGTGGCGCCGAGATCATTGTCGCTACACCCGGACGTATGATTGATCTCCTGGCCGCCAATTCTGGACGTGTAACCAACCTGAAGCGTGCCACGTATTTGGTGCTGGACGAAGCAGATCGCATGTTTGACATGGGCTTTGAGCCGCAGGTCATGAAGATTTTCAATAATGTCAGGCCGGATAGGCAGACCATCTTGTTTTCAGCCACCATGCCTCGCATCATTGACGCTCTGACGAAAAAGGTTCTTCGGGACCCGGTAGAAATCACGGTGGGAGGACGCAGTGTCGTGGCGCCCGAGATCACTCAGGTCGTAGAGATCATTGACGAGTCTAAGAAGTTTGTCCGCCTATTGGAGCTTCTCGGAGAGCTGTAtgccgacgatgatgacgttCGCGCCCTGATCTTTGTGGAGCGTCAAGAGAAGGCGGACGATCTGTTGCGAGAGCTCCTGCGCCGCGGTTACGGCTGCATGTCCATCCACGGCGGCAAAGATCAGGAAGATCGCAACTCTACCATCTCTGATTTCAAGAAGGGTGTCTGCCCTatcctcatcgccacctCAGTTGCGGCCCGCGGTCTGGATGTGAAGCAGCTGAAGCTGGTCATCAACTACGATGTCCCCAACCATTTGGAAGATTATGTCCACCGTGCCGGCCGAACTGGTCGGGCAGGCAACACCGGTACAGCTGTCACTTTTATCACCGAAGAGCAAGAGAACTGTGCTCCTGGTGTGGCCAAGGCTCTCGAGCAGAGTGAGCAGCCTGTCCCGGAACGGCTCAATGAGATGCGCAAGTCCTGGAAAGAGAAAGTCAAGGCTGGCAAAGCCAAAGACGCCAGTGGATTTGGTGGCAAAGGTTTGGAGAGGCTGGACAAGGAGCGTGAAGCTGCTCGTCTTCGCGAGCGCAAAACCCACAAGGCCGaaggcgaagaggaagaagacaaGGGAGATGACAAGGACgaagagaccaagaaggacaaggcgAAGGAAGCCATCCAGGCTGCTGTCAGCGCCATTGTTTCTCGGGATGCCTCCAagacggaggcggcggagggcaAGACTAGCGGTGGGCTTGAGCACGGTGTCATCAAGAGCAGCGGCGTCatcggcggcagcagcagtgctgGCGCGGGCAAGGGTGGGGGTGCTTTGGATAAGGCTGCCTCGGCCATCAGCGAAATCAACGCCCGGTTGGCGAGAGCTGGCCAGCTTAGACCAGGCCAGCCGATTGACAATAAGGGTCCGGATGCGGGTGCTTTTCATGCCACATTGGAGATCAATGACTTCCCTCAAAAGGCCAGGTGGGCGGTCACCAACCGCACGAACGTGGCCAAAATCTTGGAGGCTACTGGGACGTCGATCACCACAAAGGGTACTTACTATCCTCCCGGGAAGGAGCCCGGGCCGGGCCAGGAGGCGAAGTTGTATATTCTTATTGAGGGTGATaccgaggtggtggtgggcaacGCGCTTTCGGAGCTTACtcggttgttgagggagggcACGATTGCGGCGGCGGATGCAGAGAGCAGGGCGCCTTCTAGTGGGAGGTATACCATCACATAA
- a CDS encoding uncharacterized protein (EggNog:ENOG503P5KY), translated as MGNLCGKPSSDAFSSPGRRLDSAPPPGKPSSASVPQSVSAAKTSKAPPKVGGPPRTLGGGGDPSSSQDDARRKAAEAAEARLQQSKKGGKLQAQLDKDKAKTRVDTLKDASEIERRHRDADSNAEILRNS; from the exons ATGGGCAACCTCTGCGGCAAACCCTCCTCGGAcgctttctcctcccccggccgCCGGCTGGActccgcccctccccccggtaaaccctcctctgcctccgTCCCACAGTCAGTCTCCGccgccaaaacctccaaAGCCCCCCCGAAAGTCGGCGGTCCTCCCCGGACcctgggcggcggcggtgatcCCTCTTCATCTCAAGATGACGCGAGGAGAAAAGCTGCAGAGGCAGCAGAA GCCCGTCTCCAGCAATCCAAAAAAGGCGGCAAGCTACAGGCCCAACTGGATAAAgacaaggccaagaccaGAGTCGATACCCTCAAGGACGCGAGTGAAATTGAGAGGCGGCATCGGGATGCGGACAGCAATGCTGAGATTTTGCGGAATTCCTAG